From Solwaraspora sp. WMMD1047, the proteins below share one genomic window:
- a CDS encoding sensor histidine kinase — protein MTDRLGQPESLMRMALRVEHDIFLIRQRAREVAAAVGLEHQDQIRIATALSEVARQLLVDAGGAEVDFRAVAGDQPRLQVELTTPVPVPPTTLSTGPAVAVARLVDQLHIQDVGQATVVQMSRRIPPSAEPVTGERLARLRTELTESRPTAPLDELSAQNSQLIAALDEARRHRDELARLNAELTETNQGVLALYSQLSEELEETNRGVVALYAELDEKSAQLRAASEAKSRFLANVSHELRAPVTAILGLGRLLTDSASDPLTEEQSRQVDLIRNSAADLLTLVNDLLDLAKAESGRIEPAWTEVDLRVVFGQLRGTLRALETKARLVVEEPPPGSVLRSDEVLLSRVLRNLLHNGLKFTERGEVRMVAERDGGFWRISVHDTGVGIPTKLQDRIFEEFYQAPGGGRSAGTGLGLPYARQLATLLGGALEVTSEVGAGSTFVVTLPIGGVPAAAAADRPEGGG, from the coding sequence ATGACCGACCGACTCGGCCAGCCCGAGTCGCTGATGCGGATGGCGTTGCGCGTCGAACACGACATCTTCCTGATCCGGCAGCGGGCCCGGGAGGTGGCGGCGGCGGTCGGTCTGGAGCACCAGGACCAGATCCGGATCGCCACCGCGCTCAGCGAGGTCGCCCGCCAACTGCTTGTCGACGCGGGCGGCGCCGAGGTGGACTTCCGCGCCGTCGCGGGCGACCAGCCACGGCTGCAGGTCGAGCTGACGACCCCGGTGCCGGTGCCGCCCACCACGCTGTCGACCGGTCCGGCGGTCGCCGTCGCGCGGCTGGTGGACCAACTCCACATTCAGGACGTCGGGCAGGCTACGGTCGTACAGATGTCCAGACGCATTCCGCCCAGTGCCGAACCGGTGACCGGTGAACGGTTGGCGCGGCTGCGTACCGAATTGACCGAGAGCCGTCCGACGGCTCCGCTCGACGAGCTGTCCGCGCAGAACTCCCAGCTCATCGCGGCACTCGACGAGGCCCGCCGGCACCGGGACGAACTGGCCCGCCTGAACGCGGAGCTGACCGAGACCAACCAGGGCGTGCTGGCGCTCTACAGCCAGCTCTCCGAGGAGCTGGAGGAGACCAACCGGGGCGTGGTGGCCCTCTACGCGGAGCTGGACGAGAAGTCCGCCCAGCTCCGGGCGGCCAGCGAGGCGAAGAGCCGGTTCCTGGCCAACGTCAGCCACGAACTGCGCGCGCCGGTGACCGCGATCCTGGGTCTGGGTCGGCTACTCACCGACTCGGCCTCCGACCCACTCACCGAGGAGCAGAGCCGGCAGGTCGACCTGATCCGCAACTCGGCGGCGGACCTGCTCACCCTCGTCAACGACCTGCTGGACCTGGCCAAGGCGGAGTCCGGCCGGATCGAGCCGGCCTGGACGGAGGTGGACCTGCGGGTGGTCTTCGGTCAGCTCCGGGGGACGCTGCGGGCCCTGGAAACCAAGGCCCGGCTGGTGGTCGAGGAACCGCCACCCGGGTCCGTACTCCGCTCCGACGAGGTGCTGCTCTCCCGCGTCCTGCGTAACCTGCTGCACAACGGCTTGAAATTCACCGAGCGCGGCGAGGTCCGGATGGTGGCGGAGCGGGACGGCGGATTCTGGCGGATCTCGGTCCACGACACCGGGGTGGGCATCCCGACGAAACTGCAGGACCGGATCTTCGAGGAGTTCTACCAGGCGCCGGGGGGCGGTCGTTCCGCCGGCACGGGCCTCGGCCTGCCGTACGCGCGGCAGCTCGCCACCCTGCTCGGCGGCGCCCTGGAGGTCACGAGCGAGGTCGGTGCGGGCAGCACGTTCGTGGTCACCCTGCCGATCGGCGGCGTACCGGCCGCGGCGGCGGCCGATCGGCCCGAAGGCGGGGGATAG
- a CDS encoding FtsX-like permease family protein, translating to MKITTLVRLALAGTRTDTLRVLLTGFSAALAALVLLAAFTVLAIPTPPLDPENWTANHSTHYTFNLLIEPGLRPGLAITLLLFSIPVLALAGQCARLGAPARDRRLAAIRLAGATPGQAVAVAATETGLASLLGAAAGLGAYLLGRQLLHRPTADGRLPLPTDVLPAPPVLVAVVLGLPLVAGLAAALLLRRVALTPAGVVRRVRRTGSPGWWPGLLIAIGLGTFAGLEPALRWLGERGASVPGALLALILLVGGLVAMIGVVLGTGWISYTAGRILHRYARRPATLLAARRLTDDPWSGSRVFAALLACVVFGAGAIAARAHFVTSNRADAQRQRMSEIADGVAPGTYAWSNPFYLQTIDLIDVAVLVALVIAAGGLVVMLAEQIVSRRWTYASLVATGVPRGVIGRAILWQAVTPMLPAILVALAVGSALSRGYLGDVQSGGGSTEFCDADAAVCADPVARQPYLRIVEDPVVWHAVDLAIGRLAVFGAGAFGAVLVTVAIGLLFLRPSTAVEELRVA from the coding sequence ATGAAGATCACCACCCTGGTACGGCTGGCGCTGGCCGGCACCCGGACCGACACCCTGCGGGTGCTGCTCACCGGGTTCAGTGCCGCCCTGGCCGCCCTGGTACTGCTGGCCGCGTTCACCGTGCTCGCCATCCCGACCCCGCCGCTCGATCCGGAGAACTGGACCGCCAACCACTCGACGCACTACACCTTCAACCTGCTGATCGAACCAGGTTTGCGGCCCGGACTGGCGATCACGCTGCTGCTGTTCAGCATCCCGGTGCTCGCCCTGGCCGGACAGTGTGCCCGGCTGGGCGCCCCGGCCCGGGACCGCCGGCTGGCCGCGATCCGGCTGGCCGGCGCCACCCCCGGCCAGGCGGTCGCCGTCGCCGCTACCGAGACCGGGCTGGCCAGCCTGCTCGGCGCGGCGGCCGGTCTCGGTGCCTATCTACTCGGCCGGCAGCTGCTGCACCGTCCAACCGCGGACGGTCGGCTCCCGCTGCCGACCGACGTCCTGCCGGCGCCGCCGGTGCTGGTCGCGGTGGTCCTCGGGCTGCCGCTGGTGGCAGGACTCGCCGCCGCGCTCCTACTGCGCCGGGTCGCGCTGACCCCGGCCGGCGTGGTCCGCCGGGTGCGGCGTACGGGTTCGCCGGGCTGGTGGCCGGGGCTGCTGATCGCCATCGGCCTGGGCACCTTCGCCGGCCTGGAGCCGGCCCTGCGCTGGCTCGGCGAACGCGGTGCGTCGGTCCCCGGCGCGTTGCTGGCGCTCATCCTGCTGGTCGGTGGCCTGGTGGCGATGATCGGGGTGGTGCTCGGGACCGGCTGGATCTCGTACACCGCCGGCCGGATCCTGCACCGGTACGCCCGCCGGCCGGCGACCCTGCTGGCCGCCCGGCGGCTCACCGACGATCCGTGGTCAGGCAGCAGGGTCTTCGCGGCGCTGCTGGCCTGCGTGGTCTTCGGGGCGGGTGCGATCGCCGCCCGGGCTCATTTCGTCACGAGCAACCGGGCGGATGCGCAGCGGCAACGGATGTCCGAGATCGCCGACGGGGTCGCGCCGGGGACCTACGCGTGGTCGAATCCGTTCTACCTGCAGACGATCGACCTGATCGACGTCGCGGTGCTGGTGGCCCTGGTGATCGCCGCCGGTGGTCTGGTGGTGATGCTCGCCGAGCAGATCGTCTCCCGGCGCTGGACGTACGCCTCGCTGGTGGCCACCGGGGTGCCGCGCGGCGTCATCGGCCGGGCCATCCTCTGGCAGGCGGTGACCCCGATGCTGCCGGCGATCCTGGTCGCCCTCGCGGTCGGCAGCGCGCTGTCCCGGGGCTACCTCGGCGACGTGCAGAGCGGGGGCGGGTCGACGGAGTTCTGCGACGCGGACGCGGCGGTCTGCGCCGATCCGGTCGCCCGGCAGCCGTACCTGCGGATCGTCGAGGACCCGGTGGTCTGGCACGCTGTCGACCTGGCGATCGGCCGGCTGGCGGTCTTCGGCGCCGGTGCGTTCGGCGCGGTGCTGGTCACGGTCGCGATCGGCCTGCTCTTCCTGCGGCCGAGCACGGCGGTGGAGGAACTGCGGGTCGCCTGA
- a CDS encoding DUF4352 domain-containing protein has translation MTTPDRAESGPEQPHAQPWDWSVDPPPPVGPSQEPTADPAAGHSIDEPPPEPPPEPPVWSTPQTPPPAWSTPETPVTAPPLGGAAADPTSYGGAAAGPAPYEGAPTGSPPHWPPFPPWLADQPAGDPGRQPAEEPRAGLPNRRLWLILGLAAMLLSCCCVATAIVALTWGEDIYREIRDRTDRTVGLNQPARDGDLEFRVHQVECGYDSVGDPFVNQAALGQFCVAELTVRNLGSAPGSFTDGLQRAYGPGGEAYGADSTASMLANADQPGALDEIGPGTDQAGAVVYDIPRDSRIVRLRLHATAGSRGVLVRTD, from the coding sequence ATGACCACGCCCGACCGGGCCGAGAGTGGTCCAGAGCAGCCCCACGCACAGCCGTGGGACTGGTCGGTGGACCCGCCGCCGCCGGTCGGACCGAGCCAGGAGCCGACGGCCGACCCGGCCGCCGGCCACTCGATCGACGAACCGCCGCCCGAGCCGCCACCCGAACCGCCGGTCTGGTCCACGCCGCAGACCCCGCCGCCGGCCTGGTCGACTCCGGAGACGCCGGTCACCGCACCCCCGCTCGGCGGCGCCGCGGCCGATCCCACCTCGTACGGCGGCGCCGCCGCGGGACCGGCACCGTACGAGGGCGCCCCGACGGGCTCGCCCCCGCACTGGCCGCCGTTCCCGCCCTGGCTGGCCGACCAGCCGGCCGGCGACCCAGGTCGGCAGCCGGCCGAGGAGCCCCGGGCCGGCCTGCCGAACCGCCGGCTTTGGCTGATCCTCGGCCTCGCGGCGATGCTCCTCTCCTGCTGCTGCGTCGCGACGGCGATCGTCGCCCTGACCTGGGGCGAGGACATCTACCGCGAGATCCGCGACCGGACCGATCGGACCGTCGGACTGAACCAGCCGGCCCGCGACGGCGACCTGGAGTTCCGGGTGCACCAGGTCGAGTGCGGCTACGACAGCGTGGGCGATCCGTTCGTCAACCAGGCTGCGCTGGGGCAGTTCTGCGTGGCCGAGTTGACCGTGCGTAACCTCGGCAGCGCCCCAGGCTCGTTCACCGACGGCCTGCAGCGGGCCTACGGACCGGGCGGCGAGGCGTACGGCGCGGACAGCACCGCCAGCATGCTGGCCAACGCCGACCAGCCCGGAGCGCTCGACGAGATCGGGCCGGGCACCGACCAGGCCGGGGCGGTGGTCTACGACATCCCCCGGGACTCCCGGATCGTCCGGCTGCGGCTGCACGCCACCGCCGGCTCGCGCGGCGTCCTGGTCCGCACCGACTGA
- a CDS encoding helix-turn-helix transcriptional regulator translates to MPASVKKGRLRIYWLEKGSDVPRASGPTIARWQLGRQIKAAREAARITQIEIAEVLACSESKIYKLEAGDVGINRGDLIVMLDRYGITDEQRRLTIFDLQQQGKQRGWWAKYGQLPSNYSMYVGLEGAAVEVKNFELAVVPGLLQTEEYAHAITSAAWPGQEDEVRRRVELRMARQACLTEDPPLKFWGIVDEGVLHRRTGGAEVMRAQLRHLIDLSKRPNIELQVVPFGEGWHPGAIGSFSILEFPEDVHSPVAYVVSQAGDAYLEREDDMRRVTLTYTHLHAAALSASKSRDLIAAIARDLG, encoded by the coding sequence TTGCCCGCCTCAGTCAAGAAAGGAAGACTGCGCATCTACTGGCTGGAGAAGGGATCTGACGTGCCCAGAGCAAGCGGTCCGACCATCGCCCGATGGCAACTCGGCAGGCAGATCAAGGCCGCCCGCGAGGCAGCGAGGATCACCCAGATCGAGATCGCCGAGGTCCTCGCCTGCAGCGAGTCGAAGATCTACAAACTTGAGGCCGGCGACGTCGGCATCAATCGTGGCGATCTCATCGTCATGCTCGACCGCTATGGGATCACCGACGAGCAGCGTCGCCTCACCATCTTCGACCTGCAACAGCAGGGCAAGCAGCGGGGCTGGTGGGCCAAGTACGGCCAACTGCCCAGCAACTACAGCATGTACGTCGGACTGGAAGGCGCCGCCGTCGAGGTGAAGAACTTCGAGCTGGCGGTCGTGCCCGGACTGCTTCAGACCGAGGAGTACGCCCACGCGATCACCAGCGCCGCATGGCCCGGTCAGGAGGACGAAGTCCGCCGGCGGGTAGAACTGCGGATGGCGCGGCAGGCATGCCTGACCGAGGACCCGCCGCTGAAGTTCTGGGGCATCGTCGACGAGGGCGTGCTACATCGGCGCACCGGCGGCGCAGAGGTCATGCGCGCCCAACTCCGCCACCTGATCGACCTGAGCAAGCGGCCGAACATCGAGCTACAGGTCGTCCCGTTCGGTGAAGGTTGGCATCCCGGCGCGATCGGCTCGTTCTCGATCCTGGAGTTCCCCGAGGACGTCCACAGTCCCGTCGCCTATGTCGTAAGTCAGGCCGGTGACGCCTATCTCGAACGCGAGGACGACATGCGGCGGGTTACGCTGACATACACCCACCTGCACGCGGCGGCGCTCAGCGCGAGCAAGTCCCGCGACCTGATCGCTGCCATCGCCAGGGACCTGGGGTAG
- a CDS encoding ABC transporter ATP-binding protein, whose product MTLLTARALVKSYGHTPALRGVTLDVPEGEILAVTGPSGCGKSTLLHCLAGIVRPDAGEVHYAGHRIDTWSESARSRLRRGDFGVLFQFGQLVAELTAAENVALPLLLAGTGRRAARTAALSWLDRLGVADQADNRPGEMSGGQQQRCAVARALITEPRVLFADEPTGALDTLTGEQVLGHLVRIAREQRTTVILVTHEARVAGYADREVLLRDGTVDPTGLGLGAPVAGRVQ is encoded by the coding sequence ATGACCCTGTTGACGGCCCGCGCACTGGTCAAGTCGTACGGTCACACGCCCGCGCTGCGCGGCGTGACGCTCGACGTGCCGGAGGGCGAGATCCTCGCCGTCACCGGCCCGAGCGGCTGCGGCAAGTCCACCCTGCTGCACTGCCTGGCCGGCATCGTGCGTCCCGACGCCGGCGAGGTGCACTACGCCGGGCACCGGATCGACACCTGGTCCGAGTCGGCCCGGTCCCGGCTGCGCCGGGGCGACTTCGGGGTGCTGTTCCAGTTCGGCCAGCTGGTCGCCGAGCTGACCGCGGCGGAGAACGTCGCGCTGCCGCTGCTACTCGCCGGCACGGGGCGGCGAGCAGCGCGGACGGCGGCGCTCTCCTGGCTGGACCGGCTCGGGGTGGCCGACCAGGCGGACAACCGACCGGGGGAGATGTCCGGCGGCCAGCAGCAGCGCTGCGCGGTCGCCCGGGCACTGATCACCGAACCCCGGGTGCTCTTCGCCGACGAGCCGACCGGGGCGCTGGACACCCTCACCGGTGAGCAGGTCCTCGGCCACCTGGTGCGGATCGCCCGCGAGCAGCGGACCACCGTCATCCTGGTCACCCACGAGGCGCGGGTGGCCGGCTACGCCGACCGCGAGGTGCTGCTCCGGGACGGCACGGTCGACCCGACCGGGCTCGGCCTCGGCGCGCCCGTGGCGGGCCGCGTCCAATGA
- a CDS encoding PadR family transcriptional regulator translates to MSTANILLGLLATGPQHGYQLKRAHDERLPRAKPVPFGQVYATLGRLERDGLVEPTGRDRDGGPDRTWYAVTDRGRQALDGWLGSVEPPVPYVTSALFAKVVVALLVADEQLARDYLIAQRRAHTERLRELTAVKTDPAASLGEVVAADFAIGHLDADLRWLQTTLDRVADWHREVHS, encoded by the coding sequence GTGTCCACCGCCAACATCCTGTTGGGCCTGCTCGCCACCGGCCCGCAACACGGCTACCAGCTCAAACGCGCGCACGACGAGCGCCTGCCCCGGGCCAAGCCGGTCCCGTTCGGCCAGGTCTACGCCACCCTGGGCCGGCTGGAGCGGGACGGGCTGGTCGAGCCGACCGGCCGCGACCGGGACGGCGGACCGGACCGCACCTGGTACGCCGTCACCGACCGCGGCCGACAGGCGTTGGACGGTTGGCTCGGCAGCGTGGAGCCGCCAGTGCCGTACGTGACGAGCGCGCTCTTCGCGAAGGTGGTCGTCGCCCTGCTGGTCGCCGACGAGCAGCTGGCCCGCGACTACCTGATCGCCCAGCGGCGGGCGCACACCGAGCGGCTGCGCGAGCTGACCGCCGTGAAGACCGATCCGGCGGCGAGCCTCGGCGAGGTCGTCGCCGCCGACTTCGCCATCGGCCATCTCGACGCGGACCTGCGGTGGTTGCAGACCACCCTGGACCGGGTCGCCGACTGGCACCGGGAGGTGCACTCATGA
- a CDS encoding threonine/serine dehydratase produces the protein MDLVHLDDVRAAAADLAGRIVRTPLLPCPWDDELLLKPESLQPVGSFKLRGATHAIARLDPDRRALGVVTHSSGNHGQALAYAARQAGVPCTVVIPAGAPEIKIDQVRAYGAEVLIVPPAERLPAAERIVAERGRTLIPPFDDRRIIAGQGTVGLEIAEDLPDVEVVLVPVGGGGLASGVATAVKALRPGTAVYGVEPEYAADARESLTTGELVAWGVDRTYRTSADGLRTNLSALTFAHLRERLDGIVTVTEEQIVAAMARLVRRTRLVVEPSGAVATAARIFRAPDLPTGRTVAVVTGGNVDPAVLATAATDG, from the coding sequence ATGGATCTGGTACACCTCGACGACGTCCGGGCGGCGGCGGCCGACCTCGCCGGCCGGATCGTCCGGACCCCGCTGCTGCCCTGCCCCTGGGACGACGAGTTGCTGCTCAAACCGGAGAGCCTGCAGCCGGTCGGCTCGTTCAAGCTGCGCGGCGCGACGCACGCCATCGCCCGGCTCGACCCGGATCGCCGGGCCCTCGGCGTGGTCACCCACTCGTCCGGCAACCACGGCCAGGCGCTCGCCTACGCGGCCCGGCAGGCCGGAGTGCCGTGCACGGTGGTGATCCCGGCCGGCGCGCCCGAGATCAAAATCGATCAGGTCCGGGCGTACGGCGCCGAGGTGCTGATCGTCCCGCCGGCCGAGCGGCTGCCGGCCGCCGAACGGATCGTCGCCGAGCGCGGCCGCACGCTCATCCCACCCTTCGACGACCGCCGGATCATCGCGGGTCAGGGCACCGTCGGGCTGGAGATCGCCGAGGACCTGCCCGACGTCGAGGTGGTGCTGGTGCCGGTCGGGGGTGGCGGACTCGCCTCCGGAGTCGCGACCGCGGTCAAGGCGCTGCGGCCGGGCACCGCCGTCTACGGGGTCGAGCCCGAGTACGCCGCCGACGCCCGCGAGTCGCTCACCACCGGCGAGCTGGTGGCCTGGGGGGTCGACCGGACCTACCGGACCAGCGCCGACGGGCTGCGGACCAACCTGTCCGCGCTCACCTTCGCCCACCTGCGGGAGCGGCTGGACGGCATCGTCACCGTGACCGAGGAGCAGATCGTCGCAGCGATGGCCCGGCTGGTGCGGCGTACCCGATTGGTCGTAGAGCCGAGCGGCGCCGTGGCCACCGCCGCCCGCATCTTCCGCGCGCCCGACCTACCCACGGGTCGGACGGTCGCGGTGGTCACCGGCGGGAACGTCGACCCAGCCGTCCTGGCCACTGCCGCCACCGACGGCTGA
- a CDS encoding DUF397 domain-containing protein has protein sequence MPAMDLSDAEWRKSTRSDANSQCVEVARNLPGLVPVRDSKEPSGPVLTFSPAAWVAFTASIKDGKATG, from the coding sequence ATGCCGGCGATGGACCTCTCCGACGCCGAATGGCGCAAGAGCACCCGCAGTGACGCCAACAGCCAGTGCGTCGAGGTCGCCCGGAACCTTCCCGGGCTGGTGCCCGTACGAGACAGCAAGGAGCCTTCGGGTCCGGTGCTGACCTTCAGCCCCGCAGCCTGGGTGGCCTTCACCGCGTCCATCAAGGACGGAAAGGCCACCGGGTAA
- a CDS encoding family 16 glycosylhydrolase — protein MWKRRTPLALALAGATLATSLVVVPATPAAAQPGAITWSDEFNGAAGTAPDGSKWKHDIGGSGWGNNEMQYYTNSTSNAAHDGNGNLVITARRENPAGYNCHYGSCQYTSARLLTADRFTQAYGRFEARIKVPRGQGIWPAFWMLGNDIGSNPWPNSGEIDIMENIGREPGTVYGSLHGPGYSAGSALTTGYTLPGGQAFADAFHTFTVDWAPDSVTWYVDGIQYARKTPADTRGNRWVFDHPFFMLLNVAVGGYWPGYPDGSTQFPQQMLVDYVRVNAWNSGGNRIIGYGNKCIDVPGGDPVDGAHLQLWDCNGTAAQAWTFPGDGTVRAFGKCMDVAWGSTANGANIQLVGCSGNPAQQFVLTAAGDLVNPQANKCVDVRDWNTANGAKLHLWECTGGANQKWRRG, from the coding sequence ATGTGGAAACGCCGTACCCCCTTGGCGCTGGCCCTGGCCGGCGCGACTCTGGCGACGTCACTGGTGGTCGTGCCCGCAACCCCCGCGGCCGCGCAGCCCGGCGCGATCACCTGGAGTGACGAGTTCAACGGTGCCGCCGGGACCGCCCCCGACGGCAGCAAGTGGAAACACGACATCGGTGGCTCCGGCTGGGGCAACAACGAGATGCAGTACTACACCAACAGCACCAGCAACGCGGCACACGACGGCAACGGCAACCTGGTGATCACGGCCCGGCGGGAGAATCCGGCCGGCTACAACTGCCACTACGGCAGTTGTCAGTACACCTCCGCCCGGCTGCTGACCGCCGACCGCTTCACCCAGGCGTACGGCCGGTTCGAGGCCCGGATCAAGGTGCCCCGCGGGCAGGGCATCTGGCCGGCGTTCTGGATGCTCGGCAACGACATCGGCAGCAACCCGTGGCCGAACAGCGGCGAGATCGACATCATGGAGAACATCGGCCGCGAGCCGGGCACCGTCTACGGCAGCCTGCACGGTCCGGGTTACTCCGCCGGCAGCGCGCTGACCACCGGCTACACCCTGCCGGGCGGGCAGGCCTTCGCCGACGCCTTCCACACCTTCACGGTGGACTGGGCGCCGGACTCGGTGACCTGGTACGTCGACGGCATCCAGTACGCCCGCAAGACGCCGGCCGACACCCGCGGCAACCGCTGGGTCTTCGACCACCCGTTCTTCATGCTCCTGAATGTCGCGGTGGGCGGCTACTGGCCCGGCTATCCCGACGGCAGCACCCAGTTCCCGCAGCAGATGCTCGTCGACTACGTCCGGGTCAACGCCTGGAACAGCGGCGGCAACCGCATCATCGGGTACGGCAACAAGTGCATCGACGTGCCGGGCGGCGACCCGGTCGACGGCGCGCACCTGCAGCTCTGGGACTGCAACGGCACCGCCGCGCAGGCCTGGACCTTCCCGGGCGACGGCACCGTCCGGGCCTTCGGCAAGTGCATGGACGTGGCCTGGGGCTCCACCGCAAACGGCGCGAACATCCAGCTCGTCGGCTGCAGCGGCAACCCGGCCCAGCAGTTCGTCCTGACCGCCGCCGGTGACCTGGTCAACCCGCAGGCCAACAAGTGCGTCGACGTCCGGGACTGGAACACCGCCAACGGCGCCAAGCTGCACCTGTGGGAGTGCACCGGCGGCGCCAACCAGAAGTGGCGCCGCGGCTGA
- a CDS encoding fused response regulator/phosphatase: MDSPATVLVVDDSATKRYLLVNWLTRAGFEVIEAETGTEALARVADTRIDLVVLDVRLPDINGFEVCERIKSDPVHSALPVIHVSAHAVDVRDRTQGLARGADAYLAEPIEPEELVATTQAVLRYYRARLRAELLAERLARLADTTLAVNSAPNFGQMLELAAAGASKIFRTPAAVVAETFDGDCLAGISAGPDATPAVQEWIVDDTGVPVGSTLREERPAGWALVDWPAEEERLTVAAARLRPDRAPLYVVVPASVQTPGSPVLVQLAQAVAAAIEAQRSFDEEHRIAVTLQRSLLPQRIPQIVGLDLAVRYEPASAQSEVGGDFYELVMLDGHLLVAIGDVAGHSLHAATVMAEIRHTVRAYAVEGHQPGAVLERVDLLMRTLLPGELATVCVALLHPPTGRIRMASAGHLPPLIVQDGKVELIEHRAPLLGVKAARPPDREFVLPPGATLVLYTDGLIERRDADIDEGLRALTGCAATVDDDLDRFCERLVVELAPPEIQDDVAVLALRRR; the protein is encoded by the coding sequence GTGGACTCTCCGGCGACGGTGCTGGTGGTCGACGACAGCGCGACCAAGCGGTACCTGCTTGTCAACTGGTTGACCCGGGCCGGCTTCGAGGTGATCGAGGCGGAGACCGGCACCGAGGCGCTGGCCCGGGTCGCCGACACCAGGATCGACCTGGTCGTCCTCGATGTCCGGCTGCCCGACATCAACGGCTTCGAGGTCTGCGAACGGATCAAGTCCGACCCGGTCCACTCCGCCCTGCCGGTCATCCACGTCTCGGCGCACGCCGTCGACGTCCGGGATCGCACCCAGGGGCTGGCCCGAGGCGCGGACGCCTACCTCGCCGAGCCGATCGAACCCGAGGAGCTGGTCGCCACCACCCAGGCGGTGCTGCGCTACTACCGGGCCCGGCTGCGGGCCGAGCTGCTCGCCGAGCGGCTGGCCCGGCTCGCCGACACCACCCTCGCGGTCAACTCGGCCCCGAACTTCGGCCAGATGCTGGAGTTGGCCGCGGCCGGCGCGTCGAAGATCTTCCGTACCCCGGCGGCGGTGGTCGCCGAGACCTTCGACGGCGACTGCCTCGCCGGGATCTCCGCCGGCCCCGACGCCACCCCCGCGGTCCAGGAGTGGATCGTCGACGACACCGGCGTGCCGGTGGGCTCGACGTTGCGCGAGGAGCGGCCGGCGGGCTGGGCGCTCGTCGACTGGCCGGCCGAGGAGGAGCGCCTGACGGTCGCGGCGGCCCGGCTGCGACCGGACCGTGCTCCGCTCTACGTGGTGGTGCCGGCCAGCGTGCAGACGCCGGGCTCGCCGGTGCTGGTGCAGTTGGCGCAGGCGGTGGCTGCCGCGATCGAGGCGCAGCGGTCGTTCGACGAGGAGCACCGGATCGCGGTCACCCTGCAGCGCAGCCTGCTGCCGCAGCGGATTCCGCAGATCGTCGGCCTGGACCTGGCGGTGCGGTACGAACCGGCCAGCGCGCAGAGCGAGGTGGGCGGCGACTTCTACGAGCTGGTGATGCTCGACGGCCACCTGCTGGTGGCGATCGGTGACGTGGCCGGGCACTCGCTGCACGCCGCCACGGTGATGGCCGAGATCCGGCACACCGTGCGGGCGTACGCGGTCGAGGGCCACCAGCCGGGCGCCGTGCTGGAACGGGTGGACCTGCTGATGCGTACGCTGCTCCCCGGTGAGCTGGCGACCGTCTGTGTGGCGCTGCTGCACCCGCCGACCGGGCGGATCCGGATGGCCAGCGCCGGCCACCTGCCGCCACTGATCGTGCAGGACGGCAAGGTGGAGCTGATCGAGCACCGGGCCCCGCTGCTCGGCGTGAAGGCCGCCCGGCCGCCGGACCGGGAGTTCGTGCTGCCGCCCGGGGCGACACTCGTGCTCTACACCGACGGCCTGATCGAGCGGCGGGACGCCGACATCGACGAGGGCCTGCGCGCGCTGACCGGCTGCGCGGCGACGGTCGACGACGACCTGGACCGGTTCTGCGAGCGGTTGGTGGTCGAGCTCGCCCCACCGGAGATCCAGGACGACGTGGCCGTCCTCGCCCTCCGCCGCCGCTGA